The stretch of DNA ATGTGGGTAGCTATGATTAATCGCAATATGATTAAGCAATGCGCCTTTCTCTTCCAATAACGTGACGACGCTCTTGTTCGCTTTGAAGACGTGTTGTCCTGCAAAAATCTCGGTGTCGGCTTTATAAACACCATTGTCACCCACTGGGTTAGCAACTTCTAAACCATACTTTTGGCCAACAATGAAATCGTCTTGGCCATGGCCTGGTGCAGTATGAACAATACCCGTACCTGAATCGACAGTAACGTGATCCGCTAAGATAACTGGCACATCAAAAGCATAAAATGGGTGATTAAAGCGTAATAGCTCAAGTTCAGAACCGAGTACATTCGCCAGCACTTTATGCGACTCAGCACCAAATCGTTCAACACATGACTCAACTAAGTCTTCAGCTAATACCAGTGCTTGAGTTTGGCCGTCTTTTACCATCTCAACCAAAGAGTATTCGATATTGCCAGCAACAGCCAATGCGCGGTTAGCAGGCAGAGTCCAAGGCGTTGTCGTCCAGATAACCATAGAGATGTTATGTGGATATTCAGTAACACCAAACTTAGTGAGTAAAGCGCCCTTATCGACAACTGAAAAAGCCACATCGATTGCCGGAGACATCTTGTCTTCATATTCAACTTCAGCTTCAGCCAGAGCAGAACCACAATCAGTACACCAATGCACAGGCTTGACACCTTTGTGCAAGTGTCCGCTTTCAATCACTTTTGATAGTGAGCGTACAATGTTTGCTTCAGTGCCGAAATCCATAGTTAGGTAAGGGTTTTGCCAATCAGCAAATACACCTAAACGGATAAAATCATCACGTTGGCCATCAACTTGCTTAGCCGCATATTCACGGCATTTTTGACGAAACTCTGCCGCCGTAACTTTGTGGCCAGGCTTACCGACTTTTTGCTCTACTTTGAGCTCAATAGGTAGACCATGACAATCCCATCCAGGAATGTATGGCGCATCAAAACCAGACATGGTCTTTGACTTGATAATAATATCTTTAAGAATTTTATTAACTGAGTGACCAATATGAATATCACCGTTTGCATATGGAGGACCATCATGCAAAATAAACGGCTTGCTCTCTTTACGGCTCTCACGGATCTGTTGATACAGTCCTTTCTCGGTCCAGGATTTTAACATCTCTGGCTCACGATTAGCCAAGTTACCACGCATCGGAAACTCAGTTTCCGGCAAATTCAAAGTAGATTTATAGTCGCTCATTAACCCTTTACCATTTTGTTAGCTAAGCTATTAGCCTGCATCGCTGCCAAGCAGGGCTTTCGCTCTGTTGGCATCATTTTCAATTTGTTTTTTCAGCGCATCTAGTGATCCAAATGGCTGCTCGTCTCTAATCTTTGCCACCAACTCAACTTCAACGGCTTTACCATAAAGGTCACCTTCAAAATCAAATAGATGGACTTCTAACTGACATACTTGACCATTCACTGTTGGTCTAAAACCGACGTTTGCTACGCCTTCATATATATCGCTATTGTCCCAATAAAGCTTAACCGCAAAAACACCTCGAACAGGCGAGACTTTGCGCTTTAACGCGATATTAGCCGTGGGAAAACCTATGGTTCGCCCAATCTTTTGACCATGCGCAACCTTGCCACTAAGGATAAAGGGATGTCCAAGCAAACGTCTTGCTTGTTCCATATTACCGCTAGCGAGTAGCTGCCTTACCTCTGTAGAACTGACGCGCTTGTCACCTAAAATAAAGCTTTGCGTACTCACTACTGCAAAACCGTGTTTCTCACCGGCTTTACGTAGCATGTCAAAATCACCCTGACGCTGGCGACCAAAACAAAAGTCATCGCCAACCACTAAGTACTTAATACCGAGTGCTTTAACCAATAATTGTTCAATAAAATCTTCTGCGCTAAAATCAGCAAACTTCTTATTAAAGTTCACACATAACACCCGGTCAATCGCTAACTCATCGAGCAACATTAGCTTATCGCGTAATAAGCTCAAACGAGCAGGTGCATTTTCGCATCGAAAAAACTCTTGTGGTTGCGGTTCAAATGTCATTACGACTGCAGGTAAGCCCAGGTGTTGCGCTTTTTCTACAAGCCGATTAATCACTTCCGCATGGCCACGATGAACACCATCGAAGTTGCCTATTGTTAATACGCAACCATGATGCTTAGGCAAAATATTATAAATACCGCGGATTAATTCCATTATCCTACACGACACATGAGAGTAAATGGGCGGATTATATACCAGCTAGTCTTTATAATCAGCCCTCAAACTGCAGCTTTCATCTTCCAAGGGCGAATTCCGAAGCAAACTAGGCAAATAAAGTACGAGATTGCTGCAATTACAATCAATTTAGCAAGCTCTATTCCACGTTCTGACAACGAAAAATCTAACCAAGCAGCGATGGATGGCTGCAAATAGTAAATAACCGCTAACATAATCAGTGCCGCAACCAGCGTCTTAACGGAAAACATAATCGTCGAGGTACTCAGCCGATATACATTCGCTTTATGCAACCCTCTGTATAGCAGGCAAGCATTAAGTGCCGCTGACATAGAAGTCGCAATAGCAAGACCGACATAGCCGAACGGGATGGCGAAAATGAGGTTAAACACCATATTACTTACCATGGCGATAATACCGTAACGCACTGGCGTTTTAGTATCTTGGCGAGAGTAATAACCCGGTGCCAAAATTTTAATCAACATAAAGCTCAGTAGACCACTACCGTATGCCATCAAACTGTATGATGCCATTTCAACATCATCATAGGTAAACGCACCGCGCATAAACAGCACCATCAGCATGGGTTTAGCAAGCATAATCAAGCCACACATGGCCGGTAAACCTAATAAGATAATCGCTTTAACGCCCCAATCCATTGTCTGTGAAAACCCTTCGCTCTCAGCGTTAACATGACGTTTAGATAATGCAGGCAAAATAACCGTCGCTATTGCGATACCAAACAGCCCTAATGGGAATTCAAGTAATCTATCAGAGTAATACAACCAACTGATTGAACCCGTCATTAAGAAACTAGCGATAAATGTATCGAATAACAGATTGATTTGTGACACCGACACCCCGAAAAGTGCTGGGATCATTAAAGTTCGAATCTTAGTCACCCCTGGGTGACGCCATCCCCAGCTTGGTTTAACAATCGCTTTTTCTCTGATAAGAAAAGGGATTTGAAACAAAAATTGAATCAAGCCACCAAAAAACACTCCCCATGCTAATCCTATTTCAGGCTGTTCAACATTGGGA from Shewanella sp. Choline-02u-19 encodes:
- the ribF gene encoding bifunctional riboflavin kinase/FAD synthetase is translated as MELIRGIYNILPKHHGCVLTIGNFDGVHRGHAEVINRLVEKAQHLGLPAVVMTFEPQPQEFFRCENAPARLSLLRDKLMLLDELAIDRVLCVNFNKKFADFSAEDFIEQLLVKALGIKYLVVGDDFCFGRQRQGDFDMLRKAGEKHGFAVVSTQSFILGDKRVSSTEVRQLLASGNMEQARRLLGHPFILSGKVAHGQKIGRTIGFPTANIALKRKVSPVRGVFAVKLYWDNSDIYEGVANVGFRPTVNGQVCQLEVHLFDFEGDLYGKAVEVELVAKIRDEQPFGSLDALKKQIENDANRAKALLGSDAG
- the murJ gene encoding murein biosynthesis integral membrane protein MurJ, whose product is MSRKLFRSGMIVSAMTLISRVLGLVRDVVIANIMGAGSSADVFFFANKIPNFLRRLFAEGAFAQAFVPVLTEYQEKNSDEEIRDLLGKVAGTLGVLVSVVTLVGVIASPVLAALFGGGWFLAWLNDAPGGEKFELAALMLKITFPYLWFITFTALAGSILNTRGRFAVSAFTPVFLNIAIIAAALFLVPNVEQPEIGLAWGVFFGGLIQFLFQIPFLIREKAIVKPSWGWRHPGVTKIRTLMIPALFGVSVSQINLLFDTFIASFLMTGSISWLYYSDRLLEFPLGLFGIAIATVILPALSKRHVNAESEGFSQTMDWGVKAIILLGLPAMCGLIMLAKPMLMVLFMRGAFTYDDVEMASYSLMAYGSGLLSFMLIKILAPGYYSRQDTKTPVRYGIIAMVSNMVFNLIFAIPFGYVGLAIATSMSAALNACLLYRGLHKANVYRLSTSTIMFSVKTLVAALIMLAVIYYLQPSIAAWLDFSLSERGIELAKLIVIAAISYFICLVCFGIRPWKMKAAV